One Fundidesulfovibrio terrae genomic window carries:
- a CDS encoding ABC transporter ATP-binding protein, which yields MRIASNWVLPKLFSFVAPYRARFIVGLVTNAGARACDLIPMVLVGRVVDAVTAAKAGEAPHLDALILYGAGVLAAFVALAAFQSVSDYALDSMAQHVRHDLRNALYRHLQRQDMHFFEERQSGDLLNVVSSDVDTLETFLSDSTTSSIRLVITFAGTFAVLFWMDWRLALLLLAPMPFAFAAVRTFSTRIRPRYREARKAVGQVAAIIGNNLRGMGVIQAFTAEEDQARRVDEKSAVYRDEAIGAALARARFIPVLYAVAGAAFALLIAGGGWLTLTGNGPSLGDYATFILLATRMILPLFVFGMLINQFQRSEASAARIWGVLSLEPAIADKPGSKPLTETPETIRFEDVRFAYPDREDVIRGVNFELRRGKVLGVVGPTGAGKSTLVKLMLRHLDPASGRIALNGRDITDFTLESLRGHMGYVSQDAFLFAGSAAENIRLGAPEATQEALEEAARIAGALDFIRELPQGFDTLIGEGGVKLSGGQRQRISLARAVLRNPGILVLDEATSAVDTRTEEIIQRNLHLFRENRMTLAVAHRLSTVRQSDEIIVVVDGVIVERGRHDDLLAQKGVYAGLWAVQSGEGREG from the coding sequence ATGCGCATCGCTTCAAACTGGGTTCTGCCCAAACTGTTTTCGTTCGTCGCCCCGTACCGCGCCCGCTTCATCGTGGGCCTCGTGACCAACGCCGGGGCCCGCGCCTGCGACCTGATCCCCATGGTCCTGGTGGGCAGGGTGGTGGACGCCGTCACCGCCGCCAAGGCCGGAGAGGCCCCGCACCTGGACGCGCTTATCCTCTATGGGGCCGGGGTGCTGGCGGCCTTCGTGGCCCTGGCCGCGTTCCAGTCCGTCTCCGACTACGCCCTGGACTCCATGGCCCAGCACGTGCGCCACGACCTGCGCAACGCCCTCTACCGCCACCTGCAGCGCCAAGATATGCATTTCTTCGAGGAACGCCAGTCCGGAGACCTCCTGAACGTGGTCTCCTCGGACGTGGACACCCTGGAGACCTTCCTGTCGGACTCCACCACCTCCTCCATCCGGCTGGTCATCACCTTCGCGGGCACCTTCGCCGTGCTCTTCTGGATGGACTGGCGGCTGGCGCTTCTCCTGCTTGCTCCCATGCCCTTCGCCTTCGCGGCGGTGCGCACCTTCTCCACGCGCATCCGCCCCCGCTACCGCGAGGCGCGCAAGGCCGTGGGGCAGGTGGCGGCCATCATCGGCAACAACCTGCGCGGCATGGGCGTGATCCAGGCCTTCACCGCCGAGGAGGACCAGGCACGGCGCGTGGACGAGAAGTCCGCCGTGTACCGCGACGAGGCCATCGGCGCGGCCCTGGCCCGGGCGCGGTTCATCCCGGTGCTCTACGCCGTGGCGGGCGCGGCCTTCGCCCTGCTCATCGCCGGGGGCGGCTGGCTGACCCTCACCGGCAACGGCCCGTCGCTCGGCGACTACGCCACCTTCATCCTGCTGGCCACGCGCATGATCCTGCCGCTGTTCGTGTTCGGGATGCTCATCAACCAGTTCCAGCGCTCCGAGGCCTCGGCCGCGCGCATCTGGGGCGTCTTATCGCTCGAGCCCGCCATCGCCGACAAGCCCGGAAGCAAGCCGCTCACCGAAACGCCCGAGACCATCCGCTTCGAGGACGTGCGTTTCGCCTACCCCGACCGGGAGGACGTGATCCGGGGGGTGAACTTCGAACTTAGGCGCGGCAAGGTGCTGGGCGTCGTGGGCCCCACCGGCGCGGGCAAGTCCACGCTGGTCAAGCTCATGCTGCGCCACCTGGACCCGGCCTCGGGGCGCATAGCGCTTAACGGCCGCGACATCACGGATTTCACCCTGGAGAGCCTGCGCGGGCACATGGGCTACGTCTCCCAGGACGCCTTCCTCTTCGCGGGCAGCGCGGCGGAGAACATCCGCCTGGGCGCGCCCGAGGCCACGCAGGAGGCCTTGGAGGAGGCCGCGCGCATCGCCGGGGCCCTGGATTTCATCCGGGAGCTGCCCCAGGGCTTCGACACCCTGATCGGCGAGGGCGGGGTGAAGCTCTCCGGCGGGCAGCGCCAGCGCATATCGCTGGCCCGGGCGGTGCTCAGAAATCCCGGCATCCTGGTGCTGGACGAGGCCACCTCCGCCGTGGACACCCGCACCGAGGAGATCATCCAGCGAAACCTGCACCTCTTCCGCGAGAACCGCATGACCCTGGCCGTAGCGCACCGGCTCTCCACCGTGCGCCAGAGCGACGAGATCATCGTGGTGGTGGACGGCGTCATCGTCGAGCGCGGCCGCCACGACGACCTCCTGGCCCAGAAGGGCGTCTACGCGGGCCTGTGGGCCGTGCAGAGCGGCGAGGGGCGCGAGGGCTGA
- a CDS encoding flagellar basal body-associated FliL family protein, translating to MAKIEEEGVEDAPKKKKSKLLIIILLVVILAALGGGGYFAYLKFFKAPPAEGTEEQAPAEPAKKDEKKEEKKEEKKPEKKEEKKEEKKEGGKKDDKNKPVTTINNIVTNLADTGGKRYVRLSVDFDFKDDAAAAEFTEKYQARVKDAILTLLWSKTSEDLSSVDGMIAFRTELQNRVNQIMGPGTVKQVFITDRVIQ from the coding sequence ATGGCCAAGATCGAGGAAGAAGGCGTCGAGGACGCCCCGAAAAAGAAAAAGAGCAAGCTTCTCATCATCATTCTGCTGGTGGTGATCCTGGCCGCCCTGGGCGGCGGCGGATATTTCGCGTACCTGAAGTTCTTCAAGGCCCCTCCGGCCGAGGGAACCGAGGAACAGGCTCCGGCCGAGCCCGCCAAGAAGGACGAGAAAAAGGAAGAAAAGAAAGAAGAGAAGAAGCCCGAAAAGAAAGAAGAAAAGAAGGAAGAGAAGAAAGAGGGCGGCAAGAAGGACGACAAGAACAAGCCCGTGACGACCATCAACAACATCGTCACCAACCTGGCCGATACCGGCGGCAAGCGCTACGTGCGCCTGTCGGTGGATTTCGACTTCAAGGACGACGCGGCCGCCGCCGAATTCACCGAGAAGTACCAGGCCAGGGTCAAGGACGCCATCCTCACCCTGCTCTGGTCCAAGACCAGCGAGGACCTCTCGAGCGTCGACGGCATGATCGCCTTCCGCACGGAGCTTCAGAACCGCGTGAACCAGATCATGGGGCCGGGAACGGTCAAACAGGTGTTCATCACCGACCGGGTGATCCAGTAG
- the topA gene encoding type I DNA topoisomerase, whose amino-acid sequence MAKDLIIVESPAKVKTIKKFLGDKFYVEASVGHVRDLPQKKLGVDEANGFEPQYGVIPGKQKVVDQLVKVAAKAKTVYLAPDPDREGEAIAWHIAELLKETNSNIGRIQFNEITSKAVKEALEHPHEIDTKLFESQQARRILDRLVGYKISPLLWKKVRKGISAGRVQSVALKIVVDREKERLAFKPEEYWLFKARLQGDAPPPFEAELAKLSGKKAHIGSGEAAQALHDELNGQPFTVTSVTEKERKKTPPPPFITSTLQQAANQRLGYAAKKTMGAAQKLYEGVDLGERGTTALITYMRTDSTRIADEARDAAKTYIVEQLGKDFYPEKARVFKTKAGAQDAHEAIRPVDVHITPQDVAGLLPKDQFMVYKLVWERFVASQMAAAKFWDTAAVITAGRAEFKAKGERLLFPGYLKVYGQDAEEEGEGAKKALPPLKKDQALELLDIRKEQKFTQPPPRYTEASLVRELEEKGIGRPSTYAAIISTLLDRDYARLEEKHFAPTALGTTVSDKLSEHFQTIMDVGFTAGMEEALDQVADGSKDWHVLLADFTQGFYPALEKAAKDMEKQVIDSGLACPKCGKPMQVKYGRTGEFLACTGYPECKSTSNFTLDEEGKYHFAEKPAEAPPEVVGTCPQCGKDLHLKKARTGSRFIACSGYPKCKYTMPFTTGVACPREGCDGELVEKSSRFGKLFYSCSKYPNCDHAVWDWPVKEPCPECGNPILVKKQSKRYGEHLACPVKTCKYRKIQE is encoded by the coding sequence ATGGCGAAAGACCTCATAATTGTCGAGTCCCCGGCCAAGGTAAAGACCATCAAGAAGTTCCTCGGAGACAAATTCTACGTGGAGGCTTCGGTGGGGCACGTGCGCGACCTGCCCCAGAAGAAGCTCGGCGTGGACGAGGCCAACGGCTTCGAGCCCCAATACGGGGTCATCCCGGGAAAACAGAAGGTGGTGGACCAGCTGGTCAAGGTGGCGGCGAAAGCCAAGACCGTCTATCTGGCCCCCGACCCCGACCGCGAGGGCGAGGCCATCGCCTGGCACATCGCGGAGCTCCTCAAGGAGACCAACTCCAACATCGGGCGCATCCAGTTCAACGAGATCACGTCCAAGGCCGTGAAAGAGGCCCTGGAGCACCCGCACGAGATCGACACCAAGCTCTTCGAGTCCCAGCAGGCCCGGCGCATCCTGGACCGGCTGGTGGGCTACAAGATTTCGCCGCTGCTCTGGAAGAAGGTGCGCAAGGGCATCAGCGCCGGCCGCGTGCAGTCCGTGGCGCTCAAGATCGTAGTGGACCGCGAGAAGGAGCGCCTGGCCTTCAAGCCCGAGGAATACTGGCTCTTCAAGGCCCGCCTGCAAGGCGACGCGCCTCCGCCCTTCGAGGCGGAGCTTGCCAAGCTTTCCGGCAAGAAGGCCCACATCGGAAGCGGCGAAGCAGCCCAGGCCCTGCACGACGAGCTTAACGGGCAGCCCTTTACCGTCACCTCGGTCACGGAGAAAGAGCGCAAGAAGACCCCGCCGCCGCCCTTCATCACCTCCACCCTGCAGCAGGCCGCCAACCAGCGCCTGGGCTACGCCGCCAAGAAGACCATGGGCGCGGCCCAGAAGCTGTACGAGGGCGTCGACCTGGGCGAACGCGGCACCACGGCGCTCATCACCTACATGCGTACCGACTCCACGCGCATCGCCGACGAGGCCCGCGACGCCGCCAAGACCTACATCGTGGAGCAGCTAGGCAAGGACTTCTACCCCGAAAAGGCCCGGGTCTTCAAAACCAAGGCCGGAGCCCAGGACGCCCACGAAGCCATCCGCCCCGTGGACGTGCACATCACCCCCCAGGACGTGGCCGGGCTTCTGCCCAAGGACCAGTTCATGGTCTACAAGCTCGTCTGGGAACGCTTCGTGGCCTCCCAGATGGCGGCGGCCAAGTTCTGGGACACCGCGGCCGTGATCACGGCCGGACGGGCCGAATTCAAGGCCAAGGGCGAGCGCCTGCTCTTCCCCGGGTACCTCAAGGTCTACGGCCAGGACGCCGAGGAGGAGGGCGAGGGCGCGAAAAAGGCCCTGCCGCCCCTCAAGAAGGACCAGGCCCTGGAACTGCTGGACATCCGCAAGGAACAGAAGTTCACCCAGCCGCCCCCGCGCTACACCGAAGCCTCGCTGGTGCGCGAGCTGGAAGAGAAGGGCATCGGACGCCCCTCCACCTACGCGGCTATCATCTCCACTCTTCTCGACCGCGACTACGCCCGGCTGGAGGAGAAGCACTTCGCCCCCACGGCGCTCGGCACCACCGTCTCCGACAAGCTCTCCGAGCACTTCCAGACCATCATGGACGTGGGCTTCACCGCGGGCATGGAAGAGGCCCTGGACCAGGTGGCCGACGGCAGCAAGGACTGGCACGTCCTGCTGGCCGACTTCACCCAGGGGTTCTACCCGGCCCTGGAAAAGGCCGCCAAGGACATGGAGAAGCAGGTCATCGACTCCGGCCTGGCCTGCCCCAAGTGCGGCAAGCCCATGCAGGTGAAGTACGGCCGCACCGGAGAATTCCTGGCCTGCACCGGCTACCCGGAGTGCAAGTCCACCTCCAACTTCACCCTGGACGAGGAAGGCAAGTACCACTTCGCGGAAAAGCCCGCCGAGGCCCCGCCCGAAGTGGTGGGCACCTGCCCCCAGTGCGGCAAGGACCTGCACCTCAAGAAGGCCCGCACCGGCAGCCGCTTCATCGCCTGCTCCGGCTACCCCAAGTGCAAGTACACCATGCCCTTCACCACGGGAGTGGCTTGCCCCCGCGAGGGCTGCGACGGCGAGCTGGTGGAAAAGAGCTCGCGCTTCGGGAAGCTGTTCTATTCGTGCTCCAAGTATCCCAACTGCGACCACGCCGTGTGGGACTGGCCCGTGAAGGAGCCCTGCCCCGAGTGCGGCAATCCCATCCTGGTGAAGAAGCAGTCCAAGCGGTACGGCGAGCATCTGGCCTGCCCGGTGAAGACTTGTAAGTATCGGAAGATACAAGAGTAA
- the hisG gene encoding ATP phosphoribosyltransferase, translating into MSTPKLKLGIPKGSLQEATIKLFDKSGWKIKEHHRNYFPEIDDEEITCSMCRAQEMSRYVESGLLDCGLTGKDWILENQSDVVIVTDLVYSKVSSRPARWVLAVAGDSPFKRPEDLNGKRISTELVGYTKRYFEQAGVKVDVEFSWGATEAKVVEGLADAIVEVTETGTTIKAHGLRIIAEVLVTNTQFIANKDAWADPWKRRKIENMIMMLQGALKAEKLVGLKMNVPSSSKDKVLAELPSLNSPTVAHLLDSDWLSVEIVVAEAVVRDLIPKLKDAGAEGIIEYSLNKVV; encoded by the coding sequence GTGTCCACTCCCAAGCTGAAATTGGGAATCCCCAAGGGATCTTTGCAGGAAGCCACGATCAAGCTGTTCGACAAGTCCGGATGGAAGATCAAGGAGCACCACCGCAACTACTTCCCCGAGATCGACGACGAAGAGATCACCTGCTCCATGTGCCGCGCCCAGGAGATGAGCCGTTACGTCGAGTCCGGGCTGCTTGACTGCGGCCTCACCGGCAAGGACTGGATCCTCGAGAACCAGTCCGACGTGGTCATCGTCACCGACCTGGTCTATTCCAAGGTCAGCTCGCGCCCGGCCCGCTGGGTGCTGGCCGTGGCCGGGGACTCGCCCTTCAAGCGCCCCGAGGATCTGAACGGCAAGCGCATCTCCACCGAACTCGTGGGCTACACCAAGCGCTACTTCGAGCAGGCCGGGGTCAAGGTGGACGTGGAGTTCTCCTGGGGCGCCACCGAGGCCAAGGTGGTCGAGGGACTGGCCGACGCCATCGTGGAAGTCACCGAGACCGGCACCACCATCAAGGCCCACGGGCTGCGCATCATCGCCGAGGTGCTGGTCACCAACACCCAGTTCATCGCCAACAAGGACGCCTGGGCCGACCCCTGGAAGCGTCGCAAGATCGAGAACATGATCATGATGCTCCAGGGCGCGCTCAAGGCCGAGAAGCTCGTCGGCCTCAAGATGAACGTGCCGAGCTCCAGCAAGGACAAGGTCCTGGCGGAGCTGCCCAGCCTCAATTCGCCCACCGTGGCCCACCTGCTGGACTCCGACTGGCTGTCGGTGGAGATCGTGGTGGCCGAGGCCGTGGTGCGCGACCTCATCCCCAAGCTCAAGGACGCCGGGGCCGAGGGCATCATCGAGTATTCGCTCAACAAAGTCGTCTAG
- a CDS encoding dienelactone hydrolase family protein, protein MQRPGILRRGAEWAVLAALALGGVWAPVPASGMEGRELDVASAQGAVKAWLFQAPGEARRPTVLILPGRQGADPLFEAYSRYASKLAARGLDACIVSYYGPGEAEAMAALDQDGRRRMFAERAPVWAGRVRAVAGALLAGAKSNGRAGIVGFSQGGYLGVACAAADEHLSALVVMYGGIPGRLAGNLRRLPPLLAFHGQADQVVPFAEGAALVNTAKSLGGFAELVTYPGEGHGFGPAASRDARERTESFLLERLR, encoded by the coding sequence ATGCAAAGACCGGGAATCTTGCGACGCGGCGCGGAGTGGGCCGTTTTAGCCGCCCTGGCGCTGGGCGGCGTGTGGGCGCCGGTGCCGGCGTCCGGCATGGAAGGCCGCGAGTTGGACGTGGCGTCCGCCCAGGGCGCGGTGAAGGCCTGGCTGTTCCAGGCTCCCGGCGAGGCCAGGCGTCCCACGGTGCTTATCCTGCCCGGACGCCAGGGTGCGGATCCCCTGTTCGAGGCATACAGCCGGTATGCCTCCAAGCTCGCGGCGCGGGGTCTGGACGCCTGCATCGTGTCCTACTACGGGCCGGGCGAAGCAGAGGCCATGGCCGCCCTGGACCAGGACGGCCGCAGAAGGATGTTCGCCGAACGGGCGCCGGTCTGGGCCGGGCGCGTGCGCGCCGTGGCCGGTGCGCTTCTGGCGGGAGCGAAGTCCAACGGGCGGGCCGGGATCGTGGGTTTCTCGCAGGGCGGCTACCTGGGAGTGGCCTGCGCGGCCGCCGATGAACACCTGTCCGCCCTGGTGGTGATGTACGGGGGCATCCCGGGGCGGCTGGCGGGAAACCTCCGACGGCTGCCGCCGCTTCTGGCCTTCCACGGCCAGGCGGACCAGGTCGTCCCTTTTGCCGAGGGCGCCGCCCTGGTCAACACCGCGAAATCCCTCGGCGGCTTCGCCGAGCTGGTCACCTACCCGGGGGAAGGGCACGGCTTCGGCCCGGCCGCGTCCCGCGACGCCAGGGAGCGTACGGAGTCGTTCCTGCTCGAGCGCTTGCGGTGA
- a CDS encoding YggS family pyridoxal phosphate-dependent enzyme: MQDVTSAKNRLQAVRERIERACARSGRDPSSVTLVAVSKTHPAEAVAAMAQAGQTLFGESYVQEALPKLDALAGLKLRWHFIGRLQKNKAKYVAGRFELIHSVDSIELAHMLHKKCDFLGIVQPVLVQVNLGCESQKAGCSLDDTLPLAEAVAGMDGLALKGVMLLPPWDENPEANRGLFARACELRAELSARLGLPMPELSMGMSHDLEQAVEEGATLVRVGTDLFGAREPG, from the coding sequence ATGCAGGACGTGACTTCAGCGAAAAACCGCCTCCAGGCCGTGCGGGAGCGCATCGAACGGGCCTGCGCCCGCTCCGGGCGCGACCCCTCGTCCGTGACCCTGGTGGCCGTCTCCAAGACCCATCCGGCCGAGGCCGTGGCGGCCATGGCACAGGCGGGGCAGACCCTTTTCGGCGAATCCTACGTGCAGGAGGCCCTGCCCAAGCTGGACGCCCTGGCCGGCCTCAAGCTGCGTTGGCACTTCATCGGGCGGTTGCAGAAGAACAAGGCCAAATATGTGGCCGGGCGCTTCGAGCTGATACATTCGGTTGACTCCATTGAATTGGCCCATATGTTGCATAAAAAATGTGATTTTCTCGGCATCGTCCAACCGGTGCTGGTGCAGGTCAATCTGGGGTGCGAATCCCAGAAGGCCGGGTGCTCGCTTGACGACACCCTGCCTCTGGCCGAAGCCGTGGCCGGCATGGACGGACTTGCGCTCAAGGGGGTGATGCTCCTGCCGCCCTGGGACGAGAACCCCGAGGCCAATCGCGGACTTTTCGCCCGGGCCTGCGAGCTTCGGGCCGAGCTGTCGGCGCGCCTCGGACTGCCCATGCCCGAGCTGTCCATGGGCATGTCCCACGACCTGGAGCAGGCTGTGGAGGAAGGCGCGACCCTGGTGCGCGTGGGCACGGACCTGTTCGGAGCCAGAGAGCCCGGATAA
- the lepB gene encoding signal peptidase I: MPDQTIPASASRSAAKTKSILRDYLSSLGWALALALVIRTFVVQTFEIPSSSMENTLEVGDYLVANKFLYGIRLPWSGSRVLPIREPKRGDVVIFKFPEDRSQDFIKRLVGEPGDEIMVRDKRVYVNGKPFTDPHEVHKDASVIPAGASPRDNFGPVRVPEDSYFMMGDNRDNSYDSRFWGFVPKKDIVGMAVVKYWSFVPGSWKVRWGNLGEIIS, from the coding sequence ATGCCCGACCAGACCATCCCCGCTTCCGCATCCCGCAGCGCCGCCAAGACCAAGAGCATCCTGCGCGACTATCTTTCCTCGCTGGGTTGGGCCCTGGCGCTGGCCTTGGTCATCAGGACCTTCGTGGTCCAGACCTTCGAGATACCGTCCTCCTCCATGGAGAACACCCTGGAGGTCGGAGACTACCTGGTGGCCAACAAGTTCCTCTACGGCATCCGCCTGCCCTGGTCGGGCAGCCGCGTGCTGCCGATACGCGAGCCCAAGCGCGGGGACGTGGTCATCTTCAAGTTCCCCGAGGACCGCTCCCAGGACTTCATCAAGCGCCTGGTGGGCGAGCCCGGCGACGAGATCATGGTCCGGGACAAGCGGGTGTACGTCAACGGCAAGCCCTTCACGGACCCGCACGAGGTCCACAAGGACGCATCGGTGATCCCGGCCGGAGCCAGCCCGCGCGACAACTTCGGGCCAGTGCGCGTACCCGAGGACAGCTATTTCATGATGGGCGACAACCGCGACAACTCCTACGACAGCCGCTTCTGGGGCTTCGTGCCCAAGAAGGACATCGTGGGCATGGCGGTGGTGAAGTACTGGTCGTTCGTGCCGGGCAGCTGGAAGGTACGCTGGGGCAATTTGGGCGAGATCATCTCCTGA
- the era gene encoding GTPase Era: MSAHRFGHVALIGPPNAGKSTLLNALLGQKLAIVSPKPQTTRNRLAGIFTNDEAQIVLLDTPGVHIPRGSRLNSRLVEAAWQALAEAAAIVIVLDAMFYSRKPDVLEKDIKLLSRPVERSGLPVIIALNKTDALSDMKAMLPVMARLGEAWPGSEIVPVSALKERGLDQLVKAMVGHLPEGEALYPEDELTTAPMRFLAAEIIREKLFLKLTQELPYNTAVAIEHWQETPKGARVSAVIYVSRDRHKGMVIGKGGKVLKDVGTQARQEIMELTGAPVHLELFVKVREDWTEDEFFMNELGEEHGS; encoded by the coding sequence ATGAGCGCTCACCGTTTCGGCCACGTGGCCCTGATAGGCCCGCCCAATGCGGGCAAGTCCACGCTTCTGAACGCCCTGCTCGGCCAGAAGCTGGCCATCGTCAGCCCCAAGCCCCAGACCACCCGCAACCGGCTGGCGGGCATTTTCACCAACGACGAGGCCCAGATCGTGCTGCTGGACACCCCCGGCGTGCACATCCCGCGCGGCTCGCGCTTGAACAGCCGTCTGGTGGAGGCCGCCTGGCAGGCCCTGGCCGAGGCCGCCGCCATCGTCATCGTGCTGGACGCGATGTTCTATTCGCGCAAGCCCGACGTCTTGGAGAAGGACATCAAACTGCTCTCGCGCCCCGTCGAGCGCTCCGGCCTGCCGGTGATCATCGCGCTCAACAAGACCGACGCCCTCTCCGACATGAAGGCCATGCTGCCGGTGATGGCGCGCCTGGGCGAAGCCTGGCCCGGCTCCGAGATCGTGCCCGTGTCGGCCCTCAAGGAGCGCGGCCTGGACCAGCTGGTCAAGGCCATGGTGGGACACCTGCCCGAGGGCGAGGCCCTCTACCCCGAGGACGAGCTGACCACCGCGCCCATGCGCTTTCTGGCCGCCGAGATCATCCGCGAGAAGCTTTTTTTGAAGCTCACGCAGGAGCTGCCCTACAACACCGCCGTGGCCATCGAGCACTGGCAGGAGACCCCCAAGGGCGCCCGGGTGAGCGCGGTGATCTACGTCTCGCGCGACCGGCACAAGGGCATGGTCATCGGCAAGGGCGGCAAGGTGCTCAAGGATGTGGGCACCCAGGCCCGCCAGGAGATCATGGAGCTCACCGGCGCGCCCGTGCACCTGGAGCTTTTCGTGAAGGTGCGCGAGGACTGGACCGAGGACGAATTCTTCATGAACGAACTGGGCGAGGAGCACGGATCGTAA
- a CDS encoding rubredoxin, whose amino-acid sequence MDDRYVCLLCGYTYDPKRGDAKGGIEPGTPGDKLPPDWRCPSCATSQDNFAKRDD is encoded by the coding sequence ATGGACGACAGATACGTTTGCCTTTTGTGCGGCTACACCTACGACCCCAAACGCGGCGACGCCAAGGGCGGCATCGAGCCAGGAACCCCCGGCGACAAGCTCCCGCCGGACTGGCGCTGCCCCAGCTGCGCCACGAGCCAGGACAACTTCGCCAAGCGCGACGATTAG
- a CDS encoding 4Fe-4S ferredoxin: MRDLTQRVSVWMADRANNAIEPGSDLPAFDTPLLGCASGADPLFGMLKQDIGPQFYWTPQEAYRLAFPDEDLEPGELSVIAWVLPQTASTRAAHRKARDMPSIEWSRGRHYGEMVNEGLRRFVVEYLARRGVHAAAPALLPAWGRALSPRYGFASNWSERHTAHACGLGTFGLSDGLITPAGKAVRVGSVVARIALDPTPRPYTRHDEWCLRAAKGVCKACMKRCPAGAISEAGHDKQKCKDYIRGVTAPFVEKEQLGFKVNSCGLCQTGTPCEAKNPTAPKGGRGAAG; the protein is encoded by the coding sequence ATGCGCGACCTCACCCAACGCGTGTCCGTCTGGATGGCCGACCGGGCCAACAACGCAATAGAGCCGGGATCGGACCTGCCCGCCTTCGACACCCCGCTTCTGGGCTGCGCCTCGGGCGCGGACCCGCTCTTCGGCATGCTCAAACAGGATATCGGTCCCCAGTTCTACTGGACGCCGCAGGAAGCCTACCGCCTGGCCTTCCCGGACGAGGACCTGGAGCCCGGGGAGCTCTCGGTGATCGCTTGGGTGCTGCCCCAGACCGCGAGCACCCGGGCGGCCCACCGCAAAGCCCGCGACATGCCCAGCATCGAGTGGAGCCGGGGACGCCACTACGGCGAGATGGTCAACGAGGGATTGCGCCGTTTCGTGGTGGAATATCTCGCGCGGCGCGGCGTGCACGCGGCCGCCCCGGCGCTTCTGCCCGCGTGGGGCCGGGCCCTGTCGCCGCGCTACGGGTTCGCCTCCAACTGGTCGGAACGCCACACGGCCCACGCCTGCGGGCTGGGCACGTTCGGGCTCTCGGACGGGCTCATCACGCCCGCGGGCAAGGCGGTGCGGGTGGGGTCGGTGGTGGCGCGCATCGCGCTGGACCCCACGCCCAGGCCCTACACCCGGCACGACGAGTGGTGCCTGCGGGCGGCCAAGGGGGTGTGCAAGGCCTGCATGAAGCGCTGCCCGGCCGGGGCCATCAGCGAGGCCGGGCACGACAAGCAGAAGTGCAAGGACTACATCCGGGGCGTCACCGCCCCCTTCGTGGAAAAGGAGCAGCTGGGCTTCAAGGTGAACAGCTGCGGCCTGTGCCAGACCGGCACGCCCTGCGAGGCGAAGAACCCCACCGCGCCCAAGGGGGGCCGGGGAGCGGCGGGCTAG
- a CDS encoding RNA polymerase sigma factor, producing MEDEQIIRLVQAGDSEAYAALVRRHHRELLGFIHRLVRDAHLAEDIGQEVFLAAYKALPRFDPDRGVPFAAWLCVIARNRCVSALRARGRTRLVQVEDAPELAADAPGMDARLIASEERKALAESLEKLDEPFKSTILLSLEGELVEDIACRMGVPASTIKTRLFRAREKLRRLFAASTGGICHERQL from the coding sequence ATGGAAGACGAACAGATCATACGGCTCGTTCAGGCGGGCGACAGCGAGGCGTACGCCGCGCTCGTGCGCAGGCACCACCGGGAGCTGCTCGGCTTCATCCACCGCCTGGTGCGCGACGCCCATCTGGCCGAGGACATCGGCCAGGAGGTGTTCCTTGCCGCCTACAAGGCTCTGCCGCGCTTCGACCCGGACCGTGGCGTGCCCTTCGCGGCCTGGCTGTGCGTGATTGCCCGCAACCGCTGCGTGAGCGCCCTGCGCGCACGCGGCAGGACCCGGCTGGTCCAGGTGGAGGACGCACCCGAGCTGGCTGCGGACGCACCTGGCATGGACGCCCGGCTCATCGCCTCAGAGGAGCGCAAGGCCCTGGCCGAATCGCTCGAGAAGCTGGACGAGCCGTTCAAGTCCACCATCCTCTTAAGCCTCGAGGGAGAGCTGGTGGAGGACATCGCCTGCCGCATGGGCGTGCCCGCGTCCACCATCAAGACGCGCCTATTCCGCGCCAGGGAGAAACTGCGGCGGCTTTTCGCCGCCTCGACCGGAGGAATCTGCCATGAACGCCAACTTTGA